From the genome of Phytohabitans rumicis, one region includes:
- a CDS encoding 3-ketoacyl-ACP reductase, giving the protein MSRAAIVTGGSRGIGRGIVLALANSGYDVVVNYARNADAAQEVGKQVDALGQRAHLVQADIGSRADRERLVEEAVGAFGRIDLLVNNAGVAPDVRADILEAGEESFDRLVEINLKGPYFLTQLVARRMIEQIEAGTLANPKIVIVSSISAYTASVNRGDYCVTKAGLAMAAQLYAARLAEHGINVYEIRPGVIETDMTGAVKERYDDLIFNQGLTPIRRWGQPEDVGKAVVAVATDLLPFSTGQVIDVDGGFHLRTL; this is encoded by the coding sequence ATGAGCCGCGCGGCGATCGTCACCGGAGGTTCGCGGGGCATCGGACGCGGCATCGTGCTCGCTCTCGCCAATTCCGGGTACGACGTGGTCGTCAACTACGCACGCAACGCCGACGCTGCGCAGGAGGTCGGCAAGCAGGTCGACGCCCTCGGGCAGCGCGCCCACCTGGTCCAGGCCGACATCGGGAGTCGCGCCGACCGCGAGCGGCTCGTCGAGGAGGCGGTCGGCGCGTTCGGCCGCATCGACCTTCTGGTCAACAACGCCGGCGTGGCACCCGACGTGCGGGCCGACATCCTGGAGGCGGGCGAGGAGTCGTTCGACCGGCTGGTGGAGATCAACCTCAAGGGGCCGTACTTCCTCACCCAGCTCGTGGCCCGCCGCATGATCGAGCAGATCGAGGCCGGCACGCTCGCCAACCCGAAAATCGTCATTGTGTCGTCGATCAGCGCGTACACCGCGAGCGTCAACCGCGGCGACTACTGCGTCACCAAGGCGGGGCTCGCCATGGCGGCCCAGCTGTACGCGGCGCGCCTCGCCGAGCACGGCATCAACGTCTACGAGATCCGGCCGGGCGTCATCGAGACGGACATGACGGGAGCCGTCAAGGAGCGGTACGACGACCTGATCTTCAACCAGGGGCTCACCCCGATCCGCCGGTGGGGACAACCGGAGGATGTCGGCAAGGCGGTTGTCGCGGTCGCGACCGACCTGCTGCCGTTCAGCACCGGGCAGGTCATCGACGTGGACGGGGGCTTCCACCTCCGTACCCTGTGA
- a CDS encoding FhaA domain-containing protein: MSSEPEEEPVSVLQRFEKRLEGLVEGAFAKVFKGVVHPVEILNAMQREAEAHKAILAGGRTLVPNRYVIDLSPYDHSRLAPYAAALAQELAQSQAEFIGEQAWTVYGDVIVEIERGDGLDTGMFRVTAEVYTGGEVAPVQQPAYDAPAPPAYPPYDQAGAGGYGPPPSHGGGRNVRLVSGDGRTYPLQMGSTVIGRGDQANLRLPDVGISRRHARLDFDGAQVVLTDLGSTNGTMVNGQRVSAVALNPGDMIQLGTTTLTFRVDG; this comes from the coding sequence ATGTCCTCGGAACCCGAGGAGGAGCCGGTGAGCGTGCTGCAACGCTTCGAGAAGCGCTTGGAAGGCCTGGTAGAAGGTGCCTTCGCGAAGGTGTTTAAAGGGGTAGTGCACCCCGTAGAGATCCTTAACGCCATGCAGCGGGAGGCCGAGGCGCACAAGGCGATCCTCGCCGGTGGGCGCACCCTCGTGCCCAACCGCTACGTGATCGATCTCTCGCCGTACGACCACAGCCGGCTCGCGCCGTACGCGGCCGCGCTCGCCCAGGAGCTCGCCCAGTCGCAGGCGGAGTTCATCGGCGAGCAGGCATGGACGGTCTACGGCGACGTCATCGTCGAAATCGAGCGCGGTGACGGGCTGGACACCGGAATGTTCCGGGTCACGGCCGAGGTCTACACGGGTGGGGAGGTGGCCCCTGTCCAGCAGCCGGCGTACGACGCGCCGGCGCCTCCCGCCTATCCGCCGTACGACCAGGCCGGTGCCGGCGGGTACGGTCCACCGCCCTCGCACGGCGGCGGGCGAAATGTCCGCCTCGTGTCGGGCGACGGGCGGACCTACCCGCTGCAGATGGGCTCGACCGTCATCGGCCGGGGTGACCAGGCCAACCTGCGCCTGCCCGACGTGGGCATCTCCCGTCGTCACGCCCGGCTCGACTTCGACGGTGCCCAGGTGGTGCTCACCGATCTGGGATCAACCAACGGGACGATGGTCAACGGTCAGCGCGTGTCCGCCGTGGCCCTCAACCCCGGTGACATGATCCAGCTCGGAACGACCACCCTGACGTTCCGAGTGGATGGCTAA
- a CDS encoding S8 family peptidase, with protein sequence MTLPRMRRLATLGLATVGVTVAVSMAAPPALAAEPEGAVRNAGGETAVAGSYIVVFKNSSVTRDGVDKASRDLAARHAGTVARTYRAALRGFEIKASAKRAAQIAADPAVAYVEQNHTVRIQDTQNNPPSWGLDRIDQRNLPLSSSYTYPSTAPTVRAYIIDTGIRFSHNDFGGRATSGFDAVDGGAADDCNGHGTHVAGTVGGTSYGVAKGVQLVGVRVLDCSGGGTTAGVAAGVDWVTANAVKPAVANMSLGGGANTTLDTAVRNSINSGVTYGIAAGNGNALGVRQNACNYSPARVTEGITVGATQSNDAAASFSNFGTCVDILAPGVSITSAWYNSNTATNTISGTSMATPHVVGAAALVLAANPSWTPAQVQTYLINNSTPNVATNIGTGTPNRLLYVVNTGTPPANDFSVSVSPTSGSVAAGSSITTTVGTATTAGSAQTVSLSASGLPTGATASFSPTSVTSGGSSTLTIATTASVVSGTYPITVTGTGTAGARTATYSLTVTGGSSGSCTGTNGTDVSIPDLGTATSAITIACGRNASATSTVAVNIVHTYRGDLVIDLLAPDGTAYRLKNSSGSDGTDNVNTTYTANLSSEAGNGTWTLRVQDVFAADTGYINTWTLTL encoded by the coding sequence ATGACTCTCCCGAGAATGCGTCGGCTGGCGACGCTCGGACTGGCCACCGTCGGTGTGACGGTGGCGGTATCGATGGCCGCACCACCCGCGCTCGCCGCCGAGCCGGAGGGTGCGGTCCGCAACGCGGGCGGCGAGACCGCCGTCGCCGGCAGCTACATCGTCGTCTTCAAGAACAGTTCGGTCACCCGGGACGGCGTCGACAAGGCGTCCCGGGACCTGGCGGCGAGGCACGCCGGGACGGTCGCCCGGACGTACCGTGCCGCGCTGCGCGGCTTTGAGATCAAGGCCAGCGCGAAGCGGGCAGCGCAGATCGCGGCCGACCCTGCGGTCGCGTACGTCGAGCAGAACCACACGGTCCGGATCCAGGACACCCAGAACAACCCCCCGAGCTGGGGCCTGGACCGGATCGACCAGCGGAACCTGCCGCTGAGCAGCTCGTACACCTATCCGTCCACGGCACCGACCGTGCGCGCGTACATCATCGACACCGGGATCCGGTTCAGCCACAACGACTTCGGCGGCCGGGCCACCAGCGGGTTCGACGCCGTCGACGGCGGCGCCGCGGACGACTGCAACGGCCACGGCACGCACGTGGCCGGCACGGTCGGCGGCACGTCGTACGGCGTGGCAAAGGGCGTCCAGCTCGTCGGCGTACGCGTGCTGGACTGCTCCGGAGGCGGCACCACGGCGGGCGTGGCGGCCGGCGTCGACTGGGTCACGGCCAACGCGGTCAAGCCGGCGGTGGCCAACATGAGCCTCGGCGGCGGCGCCAACACGACCCTCGACACGGCGGTCCGTAACTCGATCAACTCGGGTGTCACGTACGGCATCGCGGCCGGCAACGGCAACGCGCTCGGCGTCCGGCAGAACGCCTGCAACTACTCGCCGGCCCGGGTCACCGAGGGCATCACCGTCGGCGCCACCCAGAGCAACGACGCCGCGGCGAGCTTCTCCAACTTCGGCACCTGCGTGGACATCCTCGCGCCGGGCGTGAGCATCACCTCGGCCTGGTACAACAGCAACACCGCCACCAACACGATCAGCGGCACGTCCATGGCGACGCCGCACGTGGTGGGCGCGGCCGCGCTGGTCCTCGCGGCGAACCCGTCCTGGACGCCGGCCCAGGTACAGACCTACCTGATCAACAACTCCACCCCGAACGTGGCGACCAACATCGGCACCGGCACCCCGAACCGGCTGCTGTACGTGGTCAACACCGGCACCCCGCCGGCCAACGACTTCTCCGTGTCGGTCTCCCCGACGTCAGGCTCGGTCGCGGCCGGCAGTTCGATCACCACGACGGTGGGGACCGCCACCACCGCCGGCTCGGCGCAGACCGTGAGCCTGTCGGCCAGCGGCCTGCCCACCGGCGCGACCGCGTCGTTCAGCCCCACGTCGGTCACCTCCGGCGGCTCGTCGACGCTCACCATCGCCACGACGGCAAGCGTCGTGTCCGGCACGTACCCGATCACGGTGACGGGCACCGGCACCGCCGGGGCCAGGACCGCGACGTACAGCCTGACCGTGACCGGCGGCAGCTCGGGCAGCTGCACCGGGACCAACGGCACCGACGTGTCCATCCCCGACCTGGGTACGGCCACCAGCGCGATCACGATCGCCTGCGGCCGCAACGCGTCGGCCACCTCCACGGTGGCGGTCAACATCGTGCACACGTACCGCGGCGACCTGGTCATCGACCTGCTCGCGCCGGACGGCACCGCGTACCGGCTGAAGAACAGCAGCGGGTCGGACGGCACGGACAACGTGAACACGACCTACACCGCGAACCTGTCGAGCGAGGCCGGGAACGGCACCTGGACGCTGCGCGTGCAGGACGTCTTCGCGGCGGACACCGGATACATCAACACCTGGACGCTGACGCTCTAG
- a CDS encoding NAD-dependent epimerase/dehydratase family protein, translating to MSVALVTGSGGLIGSEAARHFAGIGLDVVGIDNDMRRQFFGEEASTAWNVRRLGSELGSAYTHHDLDIRDRDGLSKIFERYGRNVAVVIHTAAQPSHDWALRDPFTDFDVNAVGTLNLLQNVREHCIEAPFIHCSTNKVYGDRPNGLPLVELSTRWEIEPGHPYEQGITEDMSIDACLHSVFGASKVAADVMVQEYGRYFGMRTACFRGGTLTGPAHSATELHGFLAYVMRCNMERRTYKIFGYGGKMVRDAIHSHDVVGAFEAFFRDPRSAAIYNLGGGRYSNTSHLEAFALAEQISGIEMITEYQEANRVGDHQWWIGSNAAFQRDYPDWKQVYDVPMILKEIYEANVDKWTSP from the coding sequence GTGAGTGTCGCGCTGGTGACCGGGTCAGGTGGCCTGATCGGCTCGGAGGCCGCCCGCCACTTCGCCGGGATCGGGCTCGACGTCGTGGGCATCGACAACGACATGCGACGGCAGTTCTTCGGGGAAGAAGCCTCCACAGCGTGGAACGTACGCCGGCTGGGCAGCGAGCTCGGCAGCGCGTACACCCATCATGACCTGGACATTCGCGACCGCGACGGCCTTTCCAAGATCTTCGAGAGGTACGGCCGTAACGTCGCCGTAGTGATCCACACGGCGGCCCAGCCGTCCCACGACTGGGCGTTGCGCGACCCGTTCACCGACTTCGACGTCAACGCGGTGGGCACCCTCAACCTGCTCCAGAACGTGCGCGAGCACTGCATCGAGGCGCCGTTCATCCACTGCTCCACCAACAAGGTGTACGGCGACCGGCCCAACGGCCTGCCCCTGGTCGAGCTGTCCACCCGCTGGGAAATCGAGCCCGGCCACCCGTACGAGCAGGGCATCACCGAAGACATGTCGATCGACGCCTGCCTGCACTCCGTGTTCGGCGCGTCCAAGGTCGCGGCCGACGTCATGGTCCAGGAGTACGGCCGCTACTTCGGCATGCGGACGGCCTGCTTCCGGGGCGGCACTCTCACCGGCCCGGCCCACTCGGCCACCGAGTTGCACGGCTTCCTGGCGTACGTCATGCGCTGCAACATGGAACGCCGCACTTACAAGATCTTCGGGTACGGCGGAAAAATGGTCCGAGACGCGATCCACTCCCACGATGTGGTCGGCGCGTTCGAGGCGTTCTTCCGCGACCCCCGCTCGGCGGCCATCTACAACCTCGGCGGCGGCCGGTACTCGAACACCTCACACCTCGAAGCGTTCGCGCTCGCCGAGCAGATCAGCGGCATCGAGATGATCACCGAGTACCAGGAAGCCAACCGGGTCGGCGACCATCAGTGGTGGATCGGCTCGAACGCCGCCTTCCAGCGGGACTACCCAGACTGGAAGCAGGTGTACGACGTACCGATGATCCTGAAAGAGATCTACGAGGCCAACGTCGACAAGTGGACGTCCCCATGA
- a CDS encoding helix-turn-helix domain-containing protein, with product MTERRSPTIRRRRLGAELRRRRETAGVTIEAVAERLECSASKISRIETGHTTATPRDVRDMLDIYGVRGDECEELVQIAREARQKGWWHAYSAVLTGAYVGLEQAAESVRAYEQQVVPGLLQTEEYAKAMIRAARPDITTDEVDRRVSVRLNRQSLLTQDDPIDLWVVLDEAVVSRPVGGDAVMRAQLERLVEAAELPNVTLQVLPFEAGGHAGMDGTFTILSFSEPGDPDVVFAENATGGLFLEKSEELRKYVYIFDHIRAAALRPEESVALIGKLEKEPLWKSRQRGSGWT from the coding sequence GTGACCGAGCGTCGGAGTCCGACAATTCGCCGACGCCGACTCGGCGCGGAGCTGCGCCGTAGGCGTGAGACGGCAGGAGTGACAATCGAGGCGGTTGCCGAGAGGTTGGAGTGTTCCGCCTCGAAGATTTCTCGCATTGAGACCGGACACACGACAGCGACTCCGCGTGACGTCCGCGACATGTTGGACATCTATGGGGTACGCGGGGACGAGTGCGAAGAGCTTGTCCAGATCGCCCGCGAGGCGCGGCAGAAGGGGTGGTGGCACGCGTACAGCGCGGTGCTCACCGGTGCCTATGTCGGGCTGGAGCAGGCGGCTGAATCTGTCCGGGCGTACGAGCAGCAGGTGGTGCCTGGCCTGCTACAGACCGAGGAGTACGCCAAGGCGATGATCCGTGCCGCCCGGCCGGATATCACGACCGACGAGGTAGACCGACGGGTGAGCGTCCGGTTGAACCGTCAGTCGTTACTGACTCAGGACGATCCAATCGACCTGTGGGTGGTCCTCGACGAGGCCGTGGTGAGCCGTCCGGTGGGCGGCGACGCCGTCATGCGGGCTCAGCTTGAGCGTCTCGTGGAGGCCGCCGAGTTACCGAATGTCACGCTCCAAGTCCTGCCCTTCGAGGCCGGCGGGCACGCCGGCATGGACGGGACGTTCACCATCCTCTCCTTCTCCGAACCGGGTGACCCCGATGTCGTTTTTGCGGAAAATGCCACGGGAGGACTCTTTTTGGAGAAGAGTGAGGAACTGCGTAAGTACGTGTACATCTTCGATCACATCCGTGCAGCGGCCCTCCGTCCGGAGGAGTCCGTAGCCCTCATCGGAAAGCTCGAAAAGGAGCCATTGTGGAAGTCGAGACAAAGGGGTTCCGGCTGGACCTGA
- a CDS encoding WecB/TagA/CpsF family glycosyltransferase encodes MINQGKRNVLGVLVDAVDYDAATAQVIAAAQERRPLALTALAVHGVMTGVLDRSHNARLNSFDLVTPDGQPVRWALNLLYSTHLAERVYGPTLTLKVLERCAAEGLPVYLYGSTDQTLSRLVPALEEKFPALKIAGAEASKFRQVEVGEDVQIADRIRSSGARIVLVGLGCPRQEVFVHAMRPLLDMPLMAVGAAFDYHAGLLAQPPAWMQRFGLEWLWRLGLEPKRLWRRYVMLNPAYLARLGAQKAHLWNATPPEPSTDRPQSFSI; translated from the coding sequence ATGATCAACCAAGGCAAGCGGAACGTGCTCGGCGTCCTGGTCGACGCCGTGGACTACGACGCCGCCACCGCTCAGGTGATCGCCGCCGCCCAAGAACGCCGGCCGCTGGCGCTGACCGCCCTCGCAGTACACGGGGTCATGACGGGCGTGCTGGACCGGTCGCACAACGCGCGGCTCAACTCGTTCGACCTCGTCACCCCCGACGGCCAGCCCGTACGCTGGGCGCTCAACCTGCTCTACTCCACCCACCTGGCGGAACGCGTCTACGGCCCCACCCTCACCCTGAAGGTGCTGGAGCGGTGCGCCGCCGAAGGACTGCCCGTCTACCTGTACGGCTCCACCGACCAAACCCTGTCCCGCCTGGTCCCCGCGCTGGAAGAAAAGTTCCCCGCGCTGAAGATCGCCGGTGCCGAGGCGTCGAAGTTCCGCCAGGTCGAGGTCGGCGAGGACGTACAGATCGCCGACCGGATCCGCTCCTCCGGCGCCAGGATCGTGCTGGTCGGGCTCGGCTGCCCCCGCCAGGAAGTCTTCGTCCACGCCATGCGGCCGCTGCTCGACATGCCCCTGATGGCGGTCGGAGCGGCCTTCGACTACCACGCCGGCCTGCTCGCCCAGCCGCCCGCGTGGATGCAACGATTCGGCCTCGAATGGCTGTGGCGGCTCGGCCTGGAGCCCAAGCGCCTCTGGCGCCGCTACGTCATGCTCAACCCCGCCTACCTGGCCCGCCTAGGCGCCCAAAAGGCCCACCTCTGGAACGCCACCCCACCCGAACCAAGCACAGACCGCCCCCAGTCCTTCTCCATCTAA
- a CDS encoding glycoside hydrolase family 88 protein — protein MRIDDGITAAALLPKIERLWDASAQKLDSIEKTCPPGSPSPVFTVEGQYTARGWTEWTQGFQYGSAILQFDATGEHRFLDLGRDLTVQVMASHVSHIGVHDHGFNNVSTYGNLWRLTREGRIDDGDLNFYELALKLTGAVQAARWRDTADGTGYIYSFNGPQSLFVDTIRSCRALAVSHLLGHVLMGERDERISLLDRIIQHATNTAKWNIFYGEGRDSYDVRGRTAHESIFNVNDGSFRCPSTQQGYSPFSTWTRGLAWAMLGYPEELEFLAATKAATKEAGPEVVAMMEKAAMATCDFYLEHTPTDGVPYWDTGAPGLVHLGDYLDRPADPYNAHEPVDSSAAAIGAQGLLRLGRYLIERGRAEEGKRYWQAGLTVCDTIFGEPYLSTDARHQGLILHSVYHRPNGWDHVPDGQHVPNGESSMWGDYHARELALYVQRVARDEPYYTFFGGQA, from the coding sequence ATGAGGATTGACGACGGGATCACCGCCGCCGCGCTGTTGCCCAAGATCGAGCGCCTCTGGGACGCGTCTGCCCAGAAGCTCGACTCCATTGAAAAGACCTGCCCACCCGGCTCGCCGTCGCCGGTATTCACCGTGGAGGGGCAGTACACGGCGCGCGGCTGGACCGAGTGGACCCAGGGGTTCCAGTACGGCTCGGCGATCCTGCAGTTCGACGCTACCGGCGAGCACCGTTTCCTGGACCTCGGGCGTGACCTGACCGTCCAGGTGATGGCGAGCCACGTCAGCCACATCGGCGTGCACGATCACGGCTTCAACAACGTCAGCACGTACGGGAACCTGTGGCGGCTGACCCGCGAAGGGCGGATCGACGACGGCGACCTCAACTTCTACGAGCTGGCGCTCAAGCTCACCGGGGCGGTGCAGGCGGCCCGCTGGCGGGACACCGCGGACGGCACCGGATACATCTACTCGTTCAACGGGCCGCAGTCGCTCTTCGTCGACACCATCCGGTCGTGCCGGGCGCTGGCGGTCTCCCACCTGCTCGGCCATGTCCTGATGGGTGAGCGGGACGAGCGGATCTCGCTGCTGGACCGGATCATCCAGCACGCCACCAACACCGCCAAGTGGAACATCTTCTACGGCGAGGGCCGGGACTCCTACGACGTGCGCGGGCGCACCGCCCACGAGTCGATCTTCAACGTGAACGACGGCAGCTTCCGGTGCCCGAGCACCCAGCAGGGCTACTCGCCGTTCAGCACGTGGACGCGCGGCCTGGCCTGGGCGATGCTCGGCTACCCCGAGGAGCTCGAGTTCCTGGCCGCCACGAAGGCCGCCACGAAGGAGGCGGGTCCGGAGGTCGTGGCGATGATGGAAAAGGCGGCCATGGCGACCTGCGACTTCTATCTTGAGCACACCCCCACCGACGGCGTGCCGTACTGGGACACCGGCGCCCCGGGCCTGGTGCACCTCGGCGACTACCTCGACCGCCCCGCCGACCCGTACAACGCCCACGAGCCCGTCGACTCCTCCGCGGCCGCGATCGGCGCGCAGGGCCTGCTGCGGCTCGGCCGCTACCTCATCGAGCGCGGGCGCGCCGAGGAAGGCAAGCGCTACTGGCAGGCCGGCCTCACGGTGTGCGACACGATCTTCGGCGAGCCGTACCTCAGCACGGACGCCCGGCACCAGGGCCTGATCCTGCACTCGGTCTATCACCGCCCCAACGGCTGGGACCACGTGCCGGACGGCCAGCACGTGCCCAACGGCGAGTCCAGCATGTGGGGCGACTACCACGCCCGCGAGCTGGCACTGTACGTGCAGCGCGTCGCCCGGGACGAGCCCTACTACACCTTCTTCGGGGGACAGGCATGA
- a CDS encoding DUF397 domain-containing protein has translation MEVETKGFRLDLSRAAWRKSSRSGPSCDNCVEVAFVDEAIAVRDSKNPTGPVLIFTADEWDAFVGGTKDGEFDL, from the coding sequence GTGGAAGTCGAGACAAAGGGGTTCCGGCTGGACCTGAGTCGTGCTGCGTGGCGTAAGAGTTCACGCAGCGGGCCCAGTTGCGACAACTGCGTCGAGGTCGCCTTCGTGGACGAAGCGATCGCGGTGCGCGACTCGAAGAACCCAACCGGTCCGGTACTGATCTTCACCGCCGACGAGTGGGACGCATTCGTCGGGGGCACCAAGGACGGCGAGTTCGACCTGTAA